Genomic segment of Xanthobacter dioxanivorans:
CTGCGCCCAGGTGGTGGTGCGCGGCCCGTCCACGAAGCCGATGTGCGTGGGGAAGCGGCGCGCCGCCTGACGCAGGAAATGGGAGAGGTTCATCACCCGCCGGCTGGAGCGGGCGACCCCGCCTTCGGGGGATGCCGGGGAGGGCAGGGAGGGGGAGGGCAGGTCGACGGACATGGTCACTCCGGGCAGAGGCGCCGGCACGCTGGCGCGGCGATGGCATGGGAGACGGGCATCAGGGATCGGCCTTCGCGACGGCGCGGCCGGCGGGGTGGACGGGAGCCGGGCGTTCCGGCGACGCACGGCGGCCGAGGGCAGCTTCCAGGGCTTCGGCCTCCCGCTTCAGCAGCGGCACCAGCTCCCGCTGCCGGTCGGCCGAAAGACGGCTCTCGATGGCGGCGAGGGAGAGCGCCCCGGCGGGGCGGCCGTCCGGCCCCCGTACGACGACGCCGATGCCCCAGGAGCCGGCCACGTACAGGCCCGGATTGAGCGCATAGCCGCGGGCACGGGTGACGGCCACCGCCTCCCGCAGCATCGGCGCGGTATGGCCGGGATAATGGCTGGCGAGTGCCTCGGCGTTGGCGGCGAGGCTGCGCTCGATCTCCGCGTCGGGCAGCGCGGCGAGAATGGCGAGGCCCCCGGCGCCGATGCCCAGCGGGTGCCGGTCGCCGGCCTGCAAGGCGTGGGTGCGGATGGGATAGGTGCCCTCCTCGCGGTGGAGGCACACGGAAAGGGTGCCGCGCGGCACCGAGAGAAAGACGGAATCGCCGGTGGCGCGGGCGATGCGCGACAGGCGTTCGAGGGCGAGGGCGTGGATGCCGTAGCGCGAGCCGGCCAGCGTGCCGAGCAGGTAGGCCTCGGGCCCCACATGATAGCGGCGGGTCGTCTCGTCCTGATCGAGGAGGCCGGTGCGCACGAGGGCGAGCAGCACCCGCCGCACCGTGGGCTTGGGCAGGGCCGATTGCGCCACGAGGTCGGCGAGCCGGGCGCCGTCCGGCGCGGCGCGGCCCACCAGCAGGAGAAGCGCGACGGCGCGCTCGATGCTCTGCGTTCCCCCGCCGGCGGCTTCGGCGGTGGCCCCGGCGACTGTCCGGGGTCGAATGCCGGCCCGGGCATGCGGGGGCATTGGTGGCCGTCCCACGCGCTCTCCCATGATCCAGTATGTGGACCTAGCTCTTGATTTCGTTGAGATCGCCGCAGCGCAGCGTCTGCCATGACCTTACCCCCCTTGCGAAAATCCCACAAGCGGGCCAGCATGGGCGCCGGGAAAAGAGGTCCATATATTGGACCCGCGTGAGGAAACAGGTCCGAATGGACCGCACAAGGAGGAGCCGTGAGCATGTCGCTGACCCGTCGCACCCTTTTGCAGGCGAGCGCCGCCGGCGCGCTGGCGGGAGGCGTGTTCGCTCCCTTCGTCGCGCGGGCGCAGAGCGCCGAGTTCTCCTACAAGTACGCCAACAACCTGCCCATCACGCACCCCATGAACGTGCGCGCCAACGAGATGGCGGACAAGATCAAGGCCGAGACGGGCGGCAAGGTGGAGATCAAGATCTTCCCCTCCAGCCAGCTCGGCGGCGACACCGACATGCTGAGCCAGCTGCGCTCGGGCGGGATCGAGTTCTTCACCCTCTCCCCGCTCATTCTCTCCACCCTGGTGCCCAACGCCTCGGTGAGCGGCATCGGCTTCGCCTTCCCGGACTATGCGACCGTGTGGAAGGCCATGGACGGCGAGCTCGGCGCCTATGTGCGCGGGCAGATCTCCAAGGCCGGCATCGTCGCCATGGA
This window contains:
- a CDS encoding IclR family transcriptional regulator gives rise to the protein MPPHARAGIRPRTVAGATAEAAGGGTQSIERAVALLLLVGRAAPDGARLADLVAQSALPKPTVRRVLLALVRTGLLDQDETTRRYHVGPEAYLLGTLAGSRYGIHALALERLSRIARATGDSVFLSVPRGTLSVCLHREEGTYPIRTHALQAGDRHPLGIGAGGLAILAALPDAEIERSLAANAEALASHYPGHTAPMLREAVAVTRARGYALNPGLYVAGSWGIGVVVRGPDGRPAGALSLAAIESRLSADRQRELVPLLKREAEALEAALGRRASPERPAPVHPAGRAVAKADP